The Pithys albifrons albifrons isolate INPA30051 chromosome 6, PitAlb_v1, whole genome shotgun sequence region tttttttttggtattgtGTTAGCCCATAAATTGTAATGTTAACTCTGAATTTTCATTGCTTTGGTTTGGAATAAATACTTCtgtgtgtttgggtttggttttctttgacTTGTAATTTGCTGCTGATATATATTGACTGTGTGTGTGAAACAtaaagatagatagatagatagatagatagatagatagagtgcctgtatatatattaaaaattcagcAGTTAAGAACACAGTTGCAAAACTTACCATGACAAAATGTTTTGTAATTTTCAGATGGTGCAGACCATGATTCCAAAGTCCTTGAGAGCCATGAAATTCTACTTCACTACTGTATATCAAGAAATATGGGTTGGTGTGGCATTAACAGCTTATGCATATTACAAAATCTCATATGGGGG contains the following coding sequences:
- the ATP5MJ gene encoding ATP synthase subunit ATP5MJ, mitochondrial, whose translation is MVQTMIPKSLRAMKFYFTTVYQEIWVGVALTAYAYYKISYGGKKKAVADKSSGHH